Proteins encoded in a region of the Paenibacillus sp. E222 genome:
- a CDS encoding aromatic acid exporter family protein: MSFGARVLKTGIAVTLALYLSSMFLNPQSPVPAAIAAIFAMQPSIYRSWKYFLDQLQTTTLGAIVALLGGMVLSNEPIAVGLIIVLVIMICLKLNMGETVGLTLVTVVSIMEASGDWHFALNRFLLTLVGIVSAFLINITVFPPKPKIQFVKQIQSVFSGMSLLLRTSISDEIKEVVFRDEKNNLGGSIKSLSDKYNLFEEEQKKMKRSKFSETRQMVVYKQMLLSLQKGFDVLDSVERHYFQAQRTPEMDQFFDTHLELVIKFHEHALLKFEDKLKPNGEEAAQFILDNDRFMEQAISQFDIDQEGMLRLSIVAAAIYDYGYQLERLNRLAEHVHSASEDKESQDKILNWLKWP, from the coding sequence ATGTCATTTGGTGCACGTGTACTTAAGACAGGGATTGCGGTCACGCTGGCCCTGTACCTTAGCAGCATGTTCCTGAACCCGCAATCTCCCGTTCCCGCCGCAATCGCGGCCATCTTTGCGATGCAGCCATCCATTTATCGTTCCTGGAAGTATTTCCTGGATCAGCTGCAGACCACCACACTTGGGGCAATTGTGGCCCTGCTGGGAGGCATGGTGCTGTCCAATGAGCCCATCGCCGTCGGGTTAATTATTGTGCTGGTTATTATGATTTGTCTTAAATTGAATATGGGTGAAACGGTCGGCCTGACGCTGGTAACCGTTGTATCGATTATGGAAGCGTCGGGTGACTGGCATTTTGCATTAAACCGTTTCCTGCTGACACTTGTCGGCATTGTATCTGCATTTCTTATCAACATTACGGTATTTCCACCCAAGCCGAAGATTCAGTTCGTAAAGCAGATCCAGAGTGTGTTCAGTGGCATGTCACTGCTGCTGCGGACATCCATCTCGGATGAGATCAAGGAAGTGGTGTTCCGGGATGAGAAAAATAATCTGGGCGGTTCCATTAAATCTTTGTCAGATAAATATAATTTGTTTGAAGAAGAGCAGAAGAAGATGAAACGTTCCAAATTCAGCGAGACGCGGCAGATGGTCGTGTACAAACAGATGCTGCTGAGTCTGCAAAAAGGATTCGATGTGCTGGATTCGGTAGAACGCCATTATTTCCAGGCACAGCGAACACCGGAAATGGATCAGTTCTTTGATACACATCTGGAGCTTGTCATCAAATTCCATGAACATGCGCTGCTCAAATTCGAGGATAAGCTGAAACCAAACGGGGAAGAGGCGGCACAGTTCATTTTGGATAATGATCGTTTCATGGAGCAGGCCATTTCCCAGTTTGATATCGATCAGGAAGGGATGCTGAGATTGTCCATCGTGGCCGCTGCGATCTATGATTATGGCTATCAGCTGGAACGATTGAACCGGCTTGCCGAGCATGTTCATAGTGCCAGTGAAGACAAGGAGTCCC
- a CDS encoding HD domain-containing protein, which translates to MQEKSPQHLNQSAQPSGHEDHVNGTLTGEAILRAARAFVQGDAAAHTDGHDWPHIERVTALAVELAHRMGADPFICELAALLHDVPDEKLNESLEVGMAKLNAWLDTQPLEAGTREAVVHIISSISYAGGQRPPVSSLEAQVVQDADRLDALGAIGIARTFAFAGARGREMYDPALPPREQMTREEYRNGRSTTINHFYEKLFKLKDLMNTSYGKELAEQRHDFMVQFVEQFKREWEGRFS; encoded by the coding sequence ATGCAGGAGAAATCCCCTCAACATCTGAATCAAAGTGCGCAACCATCGGGGCATGAGGATCATGTTAATGGAACGTTAACAGGAGAGGCTATTCTTCGGGCGGCTCGTGCTTTTGTACAGGGAGATGCGGCCGCACATACGGATGGTCATGACTGGCCGCATATCGAGCGGGTGACCGCACTTGCGGTCGAGCTTGCACACCGGATGGGTGCCGATCCGTTCATCTGTGAACTGGCTGCATTATTGCATGATGTGCCGGATGAGAAGCTGAACGAAAGTCTGGAAGTGGGGATGGCGAAGCTGAATGCTTGGCTGGATACCCAGCCGCTGGAAGCGGGCACACGGGAAGCTGTGGTACACATCATTAGTTCCATTTCCTATGCAGGAGGACAGCGCCCTCCCGTCTCATCCCTGGAAGCCCAGGTGGTGCAGGATGCGGATCGCCTGGATGCGCTGGGCGCCATTGGTATTGCGCGTACGTTTGCTTTTGCCGGTGCGAGAGGCCGTGAGATGTATGATCCCGCCCTGCCGCCACGAGAGCAGATGACGCGGGAGGAATATCGGAATGGACGCAGTACAACGATCAATCACTTTTACGAAAAGCTGTTTAAGCTAAAAGATCTCATGAACACGTCCTATGGTAAGGAACTGGCAGAGCAGCGTCATGACTTTATGGTACAGTTCGTGGAGCAATTTAAGCGTGAATGGGAAGGAAGGTTCTCATAA
- a CDS encoding NAD-dependent malic enzyme, translated as MNQRNLDGNSFIIRLEMTTKDIKFGEVASAISEAGGDIIAIDVISTNQDVSVRDLTVAVTDAQDNSKIIEGVRQLKGASIINVSDRTFLLHLGGKIEVTPKVPIHNREDLSRVYTPDVARVCSAISEEPGKAFSLTIKRNTVAVVSDGSAVLGLGNIGPRAAMPVMEGKAMLFKQFAGVDAFPICLDTQDTEEIIRTVKAISPAFGGINLEDISSPRCFEIERRLNEELDIPVFHDDQHGTAVVLYAGLINALKLVGKSITDVKIVVCGIGAAGVACSNILLSAGASRVVGVDRDGALVRTATYENEVWSDYAARTNPELETGSLREVIRGADVFIGLSRGNLLTREDVQTMAADPIVFAMANPVPEIMPSVVEDIVAVMATGRSDYPNQINNVLCFPGMFRAVLDCRASEINEEMKLAAAQAIASAISDEERTRYYIIPSVFNDKIVKSMRNRVIEAAVKTGVARRIPREQAREGGDV; from the coding sequence ATGAATCAAAGGAATTTAGACGGTAACAGCTTTATTATTCGGCTGGAAATGACAACAAAAGATATCAAGTTTGGCGAAGTGGCCTCGGCCATCTCGGAAGCTGGCGGGGACATCATCGCCATCGACGTCATTTCGACCAATCAGGATGTTAGTGTGCGCGACTTAACTGTCGCTGTAACGGATGCACAAGATAACAGCAAAATTATAGAAGGGGTGCGTCAGCTTAAAGGGGCATCCATCATAAACGTATCGGACCGGACGTTCCTGCTGCATTTGGGCGGCAAGATTGAGGTTACACCGAAGGTCCCGATTCATAACCGTGAAGATCTGTCACGTGTATATACACCGGATGTGGCCCGGGTATGTTCGGCTATATCAGAAGAGCCTGGAAAGGCATTTTCGCTTACAATCAAGCGGAATACGGTTGCCGTAGTATCGGATGGCAGTGCCGTGCTTGGACTTGGCAACATTGGACCACGTGCCGCGATGCCGGTCATGGAAGGTAAAGCGATGTTGTTCAAACAATTTGCAGGAGTGGACGCTTTTCCAATCTGCCTGGATACACAGGATACCGAGGAAATCATTCGAACTGTGAAAGCGATCTCACCAGCATTTGGCGGGATTAATCTGGAGGATATTTCCTCACCACGTTGTTTTGAAATTGAGCGTCGCTTGAATGAGGAATTGGACATTCCGGTATTTCATGACGATCAGCATGGTACAGCAGTTGTGTTGTATGCAGGTCTGATCAATGCACTCAAGCTGGTCGGCAAATCCATCACGGATGTAAAAATTGTCGTCTGTGGTATCGGTGCAGCTGGTGTGGCATGCAGTAATATTCTGCTGTCCGCGGGAGCAAGTCGGGTTGTCGGGGTCGATCGTGATGGTGCATTGGTACGGACGGCTACCTATGAAAATGAAGTATGGAGCGACTATGCAGCGCGTACCAACCCGGAACTGGAGACAGGTTCACTTCGTGAAGTAATTCGCGGAGCAGATGTCTTCATCGGCTTGTCACGCGGTAATCTGTTAACCCGGGAAGATGTGCAAACCATGGCCGCCGACCCGATTGTATTTGCCATGGCCAATCCGGTACCGGAGATTATGCCGTCTGTGGTGGAAGATATCGTGGCTGTCATGGCGACAGGGCGCTCGGATTATCCGAATCAGATCAATAACGTATTGTGTTTCCCGGGTATGTTCAGAGCTGTTCTGGATTGCCGTGCCAGTGAGATTAATGAAGAGATGAAGCTCGCAGCAGCTCAGGCGATTGCTTCAGCCATTTCGGATGAAGAGCGCACCCGTTATTATATTATTCCGAGTGTGTTTAACGATAAAATCGTCAAATCGATGCGCAATCGGGTGATTGAAGCAGCGGTCAAGACCGGCGTGGCAAGACGTATACCGCGTGAACAAGCTCGCGAAGGCGGGGACGTGTAA
- a CDS encoding beta-galactosidase → MTYKYPPVSSKAPHMLHGADYNPEQWLRYPEVLEEDIRLMKLAKCNVMSIGIFSWVSLEPEEGVYTFEWLDQVLDRFAANGIYAFLATPSGARPAWMSAKYPEVLRVGANRVRNLHGFRHNHCYTSPVYREKVTAINTKLAERYSDHPAVIGWHISNEFGGDCHCDYCQDAFRGWVKNKYGTLDELNHSWWTTFWSHTVTDWSQVESPAPHGETQVHAMNLDWRRFVTDQTADFIVHETKPLKAKNPDLPVTTNLMEFYEGLNYWKFADILDFLSWDSYPTWHDADEEDTLASRIAMMHDIVRSIKGGQPFLLMESTPSSTNWQDTSKLKRPGMHLLASLQAVAHGSDSVQYFQWRKSRGSSEKLHGAVVDHVGHEHTRVFQDVTDVGTALEGMQAVVGTSVPAEVAIIFDWENRWAVKDSQGPRNIGVKYEQTVEWHYDAFWKKGVPVDVIDMDADLSNYKLLIAPMLYLVREGVGERIERFVENGGTFVATYWSGIVNENDLCFLGGFPGPLRKTLGIWSEEIDGLHDRDLNGVVPVKGNELQLNAEYDAFELCDLIHLEGAEALATYRSDFYAGRPALTVNRLGSGKAYYMATRFKAPFYDDFYGSLITDLGIERALETQLPAGVTAHIRTDGTADYVFVQNYTPEPKQVELDNQSYRDLLSDDAVEGSLDLQPYDIRVLKRVAERK, encoded by the coding sequence ATGACATACAAATATCCACCGGTAAGCTCCAAAGCACCTCATATGTTACATGGTGCAGACTATAACCCGGAGCAATGGCTCCGCTATCCTGAAGTCCTTGAAGAAGATATCCGCCTGATGAAGTTGGCAAAATGTAATGTGATGTCCATTGGCATCTTTTCATGGGTATCCCTTGAACCGGAGGAAGGCGTGTACACGTTTGAGTGGCTGGATCAAGTACTGGATCGTTTTGCTGCCAATGGAATCTATGCATTCCTGGCTACCCCAAGCGGTGCAAGACCTGCCTGGATGTCGGCCAAGTATCCCGAAGTGCTGCGTGTTGGGGCCAATCGGGTGCGTAACCTGCATGGCTTCCGTCACAACCATTGTTATACATCCCCGGTATACCGGGAGAAGGTTACGGCAATCAACACCAAACTTGCAGAACGTTACTCGGATCATCCCGCAGTCATTGGCTGGCACATTTCCAATGAATTCGGCGGGGATTGCCACTGTGATTATTGCCAGGACGCTTTTCGCGGCTGGGTGAAAAACAAATACGGCACTCTGGACGAGTTGAATCACTCCTGGTGGACAACATTCTGGAGTCATACCGTGACAGACTGGAGTCAAGTGGAGTCTCCTGCCCCGCACGGAGAGACACAGGTCCATGCGATGAATCTGGACTGGCGCAGGTTTGTCACAGATCAGACTGCTGATTTTATCGTGCACGAAACGAAACCGCTGAAGGCCAAAAATCCCGATCTGCCGGTAACGACTAACCTGATGGAATTTTATGAAGGATTGAACTACTGGAAGTTCGCTGACATTCTGGATTTCCTGTCATGGGACAGTTATCCGACATGGCATGATGCGGATGAAGAAGATACGCTGGCATCCCGAATTGCCATGATGCATGATATTGTTCGTTCCATCAAGGGTGGGCAGCCGTTTCTATTAATGGAGAGCACACCAAGCTCAACCAACTGGCAAGATACCAGCAAATTGAAACGTCCGGGCATGCATCTGCTGGCATCTCTGCAAGCTGTAGCGCACGGCTCGGACAGTGTACAGTACTTCCAGTGGAGAAAGAGTCGGGGTTCCAGTGAAAAGCTTCATGGAGCGGTTGTGGACCATGTTGGGCATGAACATACCCGTGTGTTCCAGGATGTTACTGACGTAGGAACGGCACTGGAAGGAATGCAGGCGGTGGTTGGCACGTCCGTTCCGGCCGAGGTTGCTATCATCTTCGACTGGGAAAACCGCTGGGCAGTGAAGGATTCCCAAGGGCCGCGTAACATCGGAGTGAAGTACGAGCAGACGGTAGAATGGCATTATGATGCCTTTTGGAAAAAGGGTGTGCCTGTAGACGTCATCGACATGGATGCTGATCTCTCCAATTACAAGCTGCTCATCGCACCTATGCTCTATCTGGTTCGTGAAGGCGTCGGCGAACGTATTGAGCGATTTGTGGAAAATGGCGGTACATTTGTAGCCACGTATTGGTCAGGTATCGTAAATGAGAATGATCTGTGCTTCCTCGGCGGATTCCCTGGACCGCTTCGCAAGACGCTGGGGATCTGGTCAGAAGAGATTGACGGCTTGCATGACCGTGATCTGAATGGGGTTGTGCCTGTGAAAGGCAACGAACTTCAACTGAATGCCGAGTATGATGCTTTCGAATTATGTGACCTGATTCATCTGGAAGGTGCAGAAGCGCTGGCGACATATCGTTCCGACTTCTATGCCGGACGGCCTGCTTTGACCGTTAACCGTCTTGGTTCGGGTAAAGCTTATTATATGGCTACACGTTTCAAAGCTCCATTTTACGATGATTTCTATGGCAGTTTAATCACTGATCTGGGTATAGAGCGTGCTCTTGAAACTCAGCTTCCTGCTGGAGTTACGGCACACATCCGTACAGATGGCACAGCGGATTATGTTTTTGTGCAGAACTACACACCGGAGCCGAAGCAAGTAGAACTGGACAACCAGTCCTATCGTGATCTGCTGAGTGATGATGCTGTGGAGGGCAGCCTGGATTTGCAGCCATATGACATCAGGGTATTGAAAAGAGTGGCTGAGCGTAAATAA
- a CDS encoding arabinogalactan endo-1,4-beta-galactosidase: protein MSNLKEEAFILGMDVSFMDEIEQHGGSYRDEHGQQEDLLTILKLGDANAIRLRIWNDPVGGFCNLERTVAVAKRIKEQGLQFLLDFHYSDRWADPANQWKPKAWEKLSYEELQREVCTYTADVLRTLKEHEALPDMVQVGNEITPGMLWDEGRVGGEEHDTDEQWERFAGLVKYGIAAVKSIDPDIKIMIHIDRGGDNAESRKFYDRFEALGVEFDVIGLSYYPWWHGTLDALRDNLHDLAKRYGKPINVVETAYPWTLEQPEGHEWILNQEELLLPGYPASVEGQTRYLKDLLQIIREVPGGLGAGFYYWEPAWIPSKEEWSVGHPNNWGNLTMFDFKGQKLQSFSALKAGEENDTALDEQPSAALIK from the coding sequence GTGAGCAATTTAAAGGAAGAGGCATTCATTCTTGGAATGGATGTGTCATTTATGGATGAAATTGAGCAGCATGGTGGGAGCTATCGTGATGAGCATGGGCAGCAGGAGGACTTGCTGACCATTCTCAAGCTGGGTGATGCCAATGCAATTCGGTTGCGAATCTGGAATGATCCTGTAGGCGGATTCTGTAATCTGGAGCGGACGGTAGCGGTAGCCAAACGGATCAAGGAACAAGGCCTGCAATTTTTGCTGGACTTTCATTATTCGGATCGCTGGGCTGATCCAGCCAATCAATGGAAGCCAAAGGCGTGGGAGAAGCTGTCCTATGAGGAACTGCAACGTGAGGTATGTACCTATACGGCAGACGTACTGAGGACACTCAAGGAACATGAGGCTTTGCCAGACATGGTGCAGGTGGGAAATGAGATTACACCTGGCATGTTATGGGATGAAGGGCGTGTTGGTGGGGAAGAGCATGATACTGATGAACAGTGGGAGCGTTTTGCTGGACTTGTGAAGTATGGCATCGCTGCGGTTAAATCCATCGATCCTGACATCAAGATCATGATCCATATAGACCGCGGTGGTGATAATGCGGAGAGCCGCAAGTTCTATGATCGATTTGAAGCGCTTGGTGTGGAGTTCGATGTCATTGGGCTCTCGTATTACCCTTGGTGGCATGGAACACTGGATGCACTGCGGGATAATCTGCATGACCTGGCTAAACGCTACGGCAAACCCATCAATGTGGTTGAAACCGCTTATCCTTGGACATTGGAGCAGCCTGAAGGCCACGAGTGGATTCTGAATCAGGAAGAACTGCTGCTGCCCGGGTATCCGGCAAGTGTAGAAGGACAGACACGTTATCTGAAGGATCTACTGCAGATTATTCGTGAAGTTCCGGGCGGTCTCGGAGCGGGTTTCTATTACTGGGAGCCTGCCTGGATTCCTAGCAAGGAAGAGTGGTCTGTTGGACATCCGAATAACTGGGGCAACCTGACGATGTTTGACTTCAAGGGACAGAAGTTGCAATCGTTTTCAGCACTGAAGGCTGGAGAGGAAAATGACACTGCATTGGATGAGCAGCCGAGTGCTGCATTAATCAAATAG
- a CDS encoding carbohydrate ABC transporter permease, with amino-acid sequence MYHKSTPYRVFNVINICFLILVAIMCIVPMIHVLAVSFSNKAAADANLVSLWPVGFSLEAYKKTMNNPIFLNSLWISLLRTVIGTGITLLITFLAAYPLSKENNEFKGRTVYSWIFVFSMIFNGGLVPFYMVIQKIGLMDSFWVLVLPGAVNTFLVILMLNFFRGIPKELEEAALMDGANHFRTLFSIFLPISMPSIATIALFSMVFHWNSWFDGLLYMNNAKDYPLATFMQTVIIKRDMSTMAMNPKEMETISQTTVRAAQIFIGSAPILIVYPFLQRFFVKGMTLGSVKG; translated from the coding sequence ATGTATCATAAATCAACGCCTTATCGCGTGTTCAACGTCATCAATATTTGTTTTCTCATTTTGGTTGCTATTATGTGTATTGTACCGATGATTCATGTCCTGGCTGTATCCTTCAGTAACAAGGCTGCAGCAGATGCCAACCTCGTCAGCCTCTGGCCGGTAGGGTTCTCACTGGAAGCATACAAAAAAACGATGAATAATCCGATTTTCCTAAACTCCCTCTGGATTTCCTTGCTGCGGACAGTTATTGGTACGGGAATTACGTTGCTGATTACCTTTTTGGCGGCGTATCCGTTGTCGAAAGAAAATAATGAATTTAAAGGTAGAACCGTCTATTCATGGATTTTTGTTTTTAGTATGATCTTCAATGGGGGACTCGTTCCCTTCTATATGGTCATCCAGAAGATCGGCCTGATGGATTCCTTCTGGGTGTTGGTACTGCCGGGAGCTGTTAACACCTTCCTCGTTATTCTGATGCTAAACTTCTTCCGGGGTATTCCGAAAGAGCTTGAGGAAGCGGCGCTGATGGATGGAGCCAATCACTTCAGAACGTTGTTCAGTATTTTCCTGCCGATTTCCATGCCATCGATCGCAACCATTGCACTGTTCAGCATGGTGTTTCACTGGAACTCATGGTTTGACGGATTGCTCTATATGAACAATGCCAAGGATTATCCACTGGCTACTTTCATGCAGACCGTAATTATCAAACGTGATATGAGTACGATGGCCATGAACCCGAAAGAGATGGAGACCATTTCTCAAACCACAGTAAGAGCGGCACAGATTTTTATTGGAAGTGCGCCAATCCTCATTGTGTATCCATTCCTGCAGCGCTTCTTTGTCAAAGGTATGACCTTGGGTTCGGTTAAAGGCTGA
- a CDS encoding sugar ABC transporter permease, whose amino-acid sequence MRTLKRTWPFHVMLLPAIIFLIIFSYVPMGGIVMAFQNYKPWLGISGSEWVGLDNFRYLFEREDSLQVIWNTLIIAVLKLIFNLFVPFVFAILLNEVRKMAIQRTIQTLVYLPHFLSWVILGGILIDLLSTGGLVNRVLGTFGLGPYFFLGDNSWFRPTIILTDVWKEFGYNMIVFLAALAGINPALYEAAEIDGAGRWKQTLHITIPSLVPMLMVVGTLALGNVLNAGFDQIFNLYNPLVYQTGDIIDTFVYRSALENGEMGFATAIGLFKSVISMVLILVSYSLAKKYAGYRIF is encoded by the coding sequence ATGAGAACTTTAAAACGAACTTGGCCATTCCACGTAATGCTGCTGCCAGCCATCATCTTTCTGATTATATTCAGTTATGTACCTATGGGCGGAATTGTTATGGCATTTCAGAACTACAAACCATGGCTCGGCATCAGCGGCTCGGAGTGGGTCGGGCTTGATAATTTTAGATATTTGTTTGAACGCGAGGACAGCCTGCAAGTCATTTGGAATACACTGATCATTGCTGTGCTCAAACTCATCTTTAACTTGTTTGTCCCGTTTGTCTTCGCGATTCTGCTCAATGAGGTTCGCAAGATGGCGATCCAGCGAACGATCCAAACCTTGGTGTATCTGCCTCACTTCTTGTCTTGGGTCATCCTGGGCGGAATACTGATTGATCTGTTATCCACCGGAGGACTGGTGAACCGGGTACTCGGGACATTCGGACTTGGGCCATATTTCTTCCTTGGAGATAACAGCTGGTTCCGACCAACGATCATTCTAACGGATGTGTGGAAGGAATTCGGCTATAACATGATTGTCTTTTTGGCTGCCCTTGCCGGCATTAACCCGGCGCTGTATGAAGCAGCAGAGATAGATGGAGCGGGTCGTTGGAAGCAGACGCTGCATATTACCATCCCGTCTCTTGTACCGATGCTGATGGTGGTTGGAACACTGGCGCTGGGCAACGTGCTTAACGCTGGGTTTGATCAGATTTTCAATCTGTACAACCCACTCGTATATCAAACGGGCGACATTATTGATACATTCGTTTATCGCTCGGCGCTGGAAAATGGAGAGATGGGCTTCGCGACCGCAATTGGATTATTTAAATCGGTCATCAGCATGGTCTTGATCCTTGTATCATACAGCTTAGCCAAAAAATACGCCGGATATCGCATATTCTAA
- a CDS encoding extracellular solute-binding protein, whose amino-acid sequence MRAKSTKKRWLPLLATTTCLAVILSACGGGNSGGENAGSSTPAVENEYKEKYDPAVTITTAWGIDPELKFKNGESMENNVATKWAKDKFGIEIKSLWSVTDTNSAFATKLRLAMSSGQEMPDVVTIGQPDNLVAQDLIDSGMYQEVGPLFDKYASDTWKKAMEQDPNVWNQYSRDGKKMGIPVLDYAYNNDYLLWIRQDWLDKLNLEAPKTIDELETVMEAFKNKNPDGLTPDKVTPLSIGFKTSMNTWMGDPSWIFGAYGTLPQQWNLGADGKLEYGSINPGMKQGLTKLSEWLKKGYIPQEAALWDENKTAEPAVAGTAGIIPGPYWMSGWPLIDTVKNVPSAVWKPIAIPAGPDGKAMRHGTQFVNGVTLIKKDMEHPEAFFTYQNYLFDNYADPAKGSPYDNGLFEGYDYQLDANGKQVKPADMDGGYVNVVRYLLVRDGARIPDAQMKALMNLADGKEPETKLEKDVAVNYGPETPAAAKELLDQKDISFKNMFTGPTTSTMKSKLDYLNKIENQTFNEIIYGKNPVDAFDTFVQTWKSGGGDQITQEVNEWYDSVKK is encoded by the coding sequence ATGAGAGCGAAATCTACAAAAAAGAGATGGCTACCGCTCCTCGCTACGACAACCTGTCTCGCTGTCATCCTATCTGCATGTGGAGGAGGCAACAGTGGCGGTGAGAACGCGGGTTCGAGCACGCCAGCCGTTGAAAACGAATACAAAGAAAAATATGATCCGGCAGTAACGATTACAACAGCATGGGGAATCGACCCTGAGCTGAAATTCAAAAATGGCGAATCGATGGAAAATAACGTGGCAACCAAGTGGGCCAAAGACAAATTTGGAATTGAAATCAAATCCTTGTGGTCTGTGACAGATACGAACAGTGCATTTGCAACCAAACTTCGTCTTGCAATGTCTTCCGGTCAGGAAATGCCGGATGTTGTGACAATAGGGCAGCCGGATAATTTAGTTGCTCAAGATTTGATTGACTCCGGCATGTATCAGGAAGTTGGGCCGCTGTTCGACAAATATGCTTCTGATACATGGAAAAAAGCGATGGAGCAAGATCCAAATGTATGGAATCAGTACAGCAGAGATGGCAAAAAAATGGGTATTCCGGTGCTGGACTACGCCTACAACAATGATTATCTACTCTGGATTCGCCAGGATTGGCTGGACAAGCTGAATTTGGAGGCGCCAAAAACCATTGACGAACTGGAAACGGTAATGGAAGCCTTCAAAAATAAAAATCCGGATGGATTGACTCCAGACAAGGTTACTCCACTGAGCATTGGCTTCAAAACTTCCATGAACACATGGATGGGTGATCCATCCTGGATCTTCGGCGCATATGGTACTTTGCCTCAGCAATGGAATTTAGGAGCAGATGGCAAGCTGGAGTATGGTTCCATCAATCCTGGCATGAAGCAAGGTCTGACCAAATTGAGCGAATGGCTCAAAAAAGGATATATCCCGCAGGAAGCAGCGTTGTGGGATGAGAACAAAACAGCAGAGCCTGCAGTGGCAGGTACAGCCGGTATTATCCCTGGTCCTTACTGGATGAGCGGATGGCCGCTGATCGACACAGTGAAAAACGTACCAAGTGCTGTGTGGAAACCGATTGCAATTCCGGCAGGCCCTGATGGCAAAGCGATGCGTCACGGAACACAATTTGTTAATGGTGTTACGCTGATCAAAAAAGATATGGAACATCCGGAAGCATTCTTCACATACCAGAACTACCTGTTCGACAACTATGCTGATCCAGCCAAAGGAAGTCCGTATGACAACGGTCTGTTTGAAGGCTATGATTATCAATTGGATGCAAATGGGAAACAAGTGAAACCGGCTGATATGGACGGTGGATATGTGAATGTTGTACGTTATTTGCTCGTTCGTGATGGCGCACGTATTCCGGATGCACAGATGAAAGCCCTGATGAATCTGGCTGATGGCAAGGAACCAGAAACAAAGCTGGAGAAAGATGTAGCGGTGAACTATGGGCCAGAGACGCCTGCAGCTGCCAAAGAATTGCTTGATCAGAAGGACATCTCGTTCAAAAACATGTTTACAGGTCCTACAACTTCAACTATGAAATCCAAGCTCGACTATCTCAATAAAATTGAGAACCAAACGTTTAACGAAATCATTTATGGCAAAAATCCGGTAGATGCGTTCGATACATTTGTACAAACGTGGAAATCGGGTGGCGGTGACCAAATCACACAAGAGGTCAACGAATGGTATGACAGTGTGAAAAAATAA